A window of Campylobacter pinnipediorum subsp. pinnipediorum contains these coding sequences:
- a CDS encoding aspartate ammonia-lyase, which produces MATRKEHDFIGELEIDDSVYYGVQTFRALENFVISGKTLKEYPFFVKAFAQIKKAAALSNKEVGVLEADKADFLAKACDKIINGEFADQFVVDMIQGGAGTSTNMNLNEVITNVALELMGHKKGEYQYLHPNDHTNLGQSTNDTYPSSIKVAVYSKMTDLLDAMNLLKDELEKKAKEFKDIIKMGRTELEDAVPTTLGNTFNAFATYIKSDIEKITAARESMRYLNMGATAIGTGINCHPDYKNVIEKKLSEIVGVEFKKANDFIAATQDTADFVHVSGALKTAAVRLSKIANDLRLMNSGPRCGLGEINLPQMQPGSSIMPGKVNPVICEVVGEACYEVIGNDTTIMLCSERGEFELNAFEPGIAYALFNSLIILENAMKTMATKAIKHLTANPEACLKSVLGSVGIVTAFNPHIGYEKSASIAKEALQTGKPVGEICLERGYLTKEEIDKILEPKNMLNPSMTR; this is translated from the coding sequence ATGGCTACTAGAAAAGAGCATGATTTTATAGGAGAACTTGAAATAGACGACAGTGTCTATTATGGCGTGCAAACATTTAGAGCACTTGAAAATTTTGTAATTAGTGGAAAAACACTAAAAGAATATCCATTTTTCGTTAAAGCTTTTGCTCAAATAAAAAAAGCAGCTGCTTTATCAAACAAAGAAGTTGGAGTATTAGAAGCAGACAAAGCTGATTTTTTAGCGAAAGCTTGCGATAAGATAATAAATGGAGAGTTTGCAGATCAATTTGTAGTAGATATGATTCAAGGTGGTGCTGGAACATCAACAAATATGAACTTAAATGAAGTTATTACGAATGTCGCACTTGAACTTATGGGACATAAAAAAGGCGAATACCAATATCTACATCCAAACGACCATACCAATTTAGGTCAAAGCACAAATGACACATATCCTAGTTCTATAAAAGTTGCAGTTTATTCCAAAATGACTGATTTGTTAGATGCTATGAATTTATTAAAAGATGAGCTTGAAAAGAAAGCAAAAGAGTTTAAAGATATAATAAAAATGGGAAGAACTGAGCTAGAAGATGCAGTTCCTACAACTCTTGGAAATACATTTAATGCATTTGCAACTTATATAAAAAGCGATATAGAAAAAATTACAGCAGCAAGAGAATCAATGAGATATCTAAATATGGGTGCTACTGCTATAGGAACTGGTATAAATTGCCATCCTGATTACAAAAATGTAATAGAAAAAAAATTAAGTGAGATAGTTGGTGTTGAGTTTAAAAAAGCTAATGATTTTATAGCTGCTACACAAGATACTGCTGATTTTGTTCATGTAAGTGGGGCTTTAAAAACAGCTGCTGTTAGACTAAGCAAAATAGCAAACGATTTGCGCTTAATGAACTCTGGACCAAGATGTGGATTAGGAGAGATAAATTTACCACAAATGCAACCGGGAAGTTCTATAATGCCTGGAAAGGTAAATCCTGTAATATGTGAAGTTGTAGGAGAAGCTTGCTACGAAGTAATAGGCAACGATACAACAATTATGCTTTGTTCTGAAAGAGGAGAATTTGAATTAAATGCTTTTGAACCAGGCATAGCATACGCCTTATTTAATTCACTAATTATATTAGAAAATGCTATGAAAACTATGGCAACAAAAGCTATAAAACATTTAACTGCAAATCCAGAAGCTTGCTTAAAATCAGTGCTTGGTTCTGTAGGTATAGTAACAGCATTTAATCCACATATAGGATATGAAAAGTCAGCAAGTATTGCAAAAGAAGCTTTACAAACTGGAAAACCAGTTGGAGAAATATGCCTAGAAAGAGGGTATTTAACAAAAGAGGAGATAGATAAGATTTTAGAGCCAAAAAATATGCTAAATCCTAGCATGACAAGATAG
- a CDS encoding anaerobic C4-dicarboxylate transporter, whose translation MDIMLILQIIVLFGGIYLGVKLGGMGIGYAGGLGVIVLTIGLGMKPASLPWDVILIIASVISAITAMQVAGGLDYMVQIAEKFLRKNPKYINYLAPIVTYLLTVFAGTGHTAFSILPVITEVAKGQNIKPSAPLALSVVSSQVAITASPISAAFVAMTGVCEPLGVSYPILLLICISTTFGACLITSFIVNKFYDLDLSKDPIYQERLKKGLIKELKGQEHKELLPYAKRSVAIFGIGVLAVVIYALAISNSIKLIDPVILGRDGAIMSFMLTIGAFIVILCKVDTSKLLSTSTFQSGMNACICVLGIAWLGSTFVAGHIDSIKEIASEVVTKYPYILAIALYFVSCLLYSQAATTKIMMPAVALAMGMTTPENSGQIWILVASFAAVSGLFVLPTYPTTLGAIAMDDTGTTKVGKFIINHSFFIPGTIMVTISVMLGFIIAPILI comes from the coding sequence ATGGATATAATGTTAATTTTACAAATCATAGTCCTTTTTGGTGGTATCTATTTAGGTGTTAAATTAGGTGGTATGGGCATAGGCTATGCTGGAGGTCTTGGTGTTATTGTATTAACAATTGGTCTTGGGATGAAGCCAGCTAGTCTACCTTGGGATGTTATTTTAATCATTGCATCAGTAATATCTGCAATAACAGCTATGCAAGTCGCGGGTGGACTTGACTATATGGTTCAAATAGCAGAAAAGTTTTTAAGAAAAAATCCGAAATACATAAACTATCTAGCACCAATAGTAACATACTTATTAACAGTATTTGCAGGAACTGGACATACTGCATTTTCAATACTGCCAGTTATTACAGAAGTTGCGAAAGGACAAAATATAAAACCATCCGCTCCACTTGCATTATCAGTTGTATCATCTCAAGTAGCAATTACAGCAAGTCCTATAAGCGCTGCTTTTGTTGCTATGACTGGTGTTTGCGAACCACTAGGAGTTAGCTACCCAATATTGTTATTAATTTGTATTTCTACAACATTTGGGGCTTGCTTAATCACGTCTTTTATAGTAAATAAATTTTATGACTTAGATCTTTCAAAAGACCCTATATATCAAGAAAGATTAAAAAAAGGTCTTATAAAAGAGCTAAAAGGACAAGAACATAAAGAACTTCTTCCTTATGCAAAAAGATCAGTTGCAATATTTGGTATAGGTGTTTTAGCTGTTGTTATATATGCACTAGCCATATCAAATAGTATTAAGCTAATAGATCCTGTAATACTTGGTAGAGATGGCGCAATAATGAGCTTTATGCTAACAATAGGTGCATTTATAGTAATACTTTGTAAAGTTGATACAAGCAAACTTTTATCAACTAGCACATTTCAAAGCGGTATGAATGCGTGTATATGTGTTCTTGGTATAGCTTGGCTTGGAAGCACATTTGTTGCTGGACACATAGATTCAATAAAAGAAATAGCATCTGAGGTAGTAACAAAATATCCTTATATATTAGCAATTGCTCTTTATTTTGTAAGTTGTCTTCTTTATTCACAAGCAGCAACAACAAAGATAATGATGCCAGCTGTTGCACTTGCAATGGGAATGACTACTCCTGAAAACTCCGGACAAATTTGGATTTTAGTAGCGTCATTTGCTGCTGTTTCTGGTCTATTTGTTCTTCCTACATATCCAACAACACTTGGAGCCATTGCAATGGACGACACAGGAACAACAAAAGTTGGTAAATTTATAATAAACCACTCATTTTTTATTCCTGGCACTATAATGGTAACTATATCTGTTATGCTTGGATTTATTATTGCGCCAATTTTAATCTAA
- a CDS encoding hydrogenase-4 component G, with the protein MQINSSFSNINQQNINKTKQNENKFENLDTTMNAKQISNSYFLQYSQQIEQTSSSNINAQSSIFGISNINIPDNLAEILKDMDLDKIGYNGKNITELSKEEADELVGENGFFGISQTSERITNFIINGAGDDVEKLRAGKEGMLRGFKEAEKLWGSKLPEISQKTIEKSIQEIDKKLAVLGADVLNVSA; encoded by the coding sequence ATGCAAATTAACTCGTCTTTTTCAAACATTAATCAGCAAAATATAAATAAAACCAAGCAAAATGAAAATAAATTTGAAAATTTAGATACAACAATGAATGCAAAACAAATTTCAAATTCATATTTTTTACAATACTCTCAACAAATAGAGCAAACAAGTTCATCAAACATAAATGCACAATCATCTATTTTTGGTATATCAAATATAAATATACCAGATAATTTAGCTGAAATTTTAAAAGATATGGATCTAGATAAAATTGGCTATAACGGCAAAAATATAACAGAATTATCAAAAGAAGAAGCAGATGAACTTGTAGGCGAAAATGGTTTTTTTGGAATATCACAAACATCAGAAAGAATAACAAATTTTATAATAAATGGTGCTGGCGATGATGTAGAAAAATTAAGAGCTGGAAAAGAAGGAATGTTAAGGGGTTTTAAAGAAGCTGAAAAATTATGGGGTTCAAAACTTCCTGAAATTTCACAAAAAACAATTGAAAAATCAATACAAGAGATTGATAAAAAACTAGCTGTGCTTGGTGCCGATGTCTTAAATGTGTCAGCTTAA
- the sppA gene encoding signal peptide peptidase SppA has product MQFLKNIFLSIIAIFRFINNYFKALIFLLILFLVFSPEADVKSPNLAQVDIRGAIFNADEVIKKLEDIRNDKNIRGVLLYIDSPGGSLSPSVEIAMEVKKLKLEKKVVSYAAGSMTSGSYYAGVNADKIIANPGSFIGSIGVIMQAPNISELASKIGIKEQVVKAGEFKEAGTFTREWNDVERQSIQELVDKSYELFTTDVSLARKLKLENINEWANARVFLAGDAIKFGLIDELGGYFDAKKELENISNVDMPIWQETPKIEKIIQKITSDGVNSFISLIFSPKIK; this is encoded by the coding sequence ATGCAATTTTTAAAAAATATTTTTTTATCAATAATTGCTATTTTTAGGTTTATAAATAACTATTTTAAGGCTTTGATTTTTTTATTAATCTTGTTTTTGGTTTTTTCGCCAGAAGCTGATGTAAAAAGTCCAAATTTGGCACAAGTTGATATAAGAGGTGCTATTTTTAATGCTGATGAGGTCATTAAAAAGCTTGAAGATATAAGAAATGATAAAAACATAAGAGGTGTTTTGCTTTATATAGATAGCCCGGGTGGTTCTTTAAGCCCTAGTGTTGAGATAGCTATGGAGGTTAAAAAACTAAAACTTGAAAAGAAAGTTGTCTCTTATGCGGCTGGAAGCATGACAAGTGGTAGTTATTATGCTGGTGTTAATGCTGATAAAATAATAGCCAATCCAGGCTCTTTTATAGGCTCGATAGGTGTTATAATGCAAGCTCCAAATATATCAGAACTTGCTAGTAAAATAGGCATAAAAGAGCAGGTTGTGAAGGCTGGTGAGTTTAAAGAGGCTGGAACATTTACTAGAGAGTGGAATGATGTTGAAAGACAAAGTATTCAAGAGTTGGTTGATAAATCATATGAGCTTTTTACTACCGATGTTTCTTTGGCTAGAAAGTTGAAATTAGAAAATATAAATGAATGGGCTAATGCAAGGGTATTTTTAGCAGGTGATGCTATAAAATTTGGCCTTATAGATGAGCTTGGTGGCTATTTTGATGCTAAAAAAGAGCTTGAAAATATATCAAATGTTGATATGCCAATTTGGCAAGAGACACCAAAAATAGAAAAAATAATACAAAAAATAACATCTGATGGCGTTAATTCTTTTATAAGTCTAATTTTTTCACCAAAGATAAAATAA